Genomic segment of Cottoperca gobio chromosome 23, fCotGob3.1, whole genome shotgun sequence:
AGAAGCATTTATGTGCTTTTACTTCCACTATTACCATTAGATACGGTCCTTTTAAGTCTGAATGGTTATAACCGATCTGATGTGTGTCCTTTTATAGCGATTAAAAGTCCTACATGCTAATATAATGCATCTTATTCCAGTTTAGTAAGGGGGTGGCGCTGTACATCGTTTTGCTTTACTGAACACATCAAGGGTCCAAGAGCAATTCTTCTTGTTGAAAATCACtttccatgttttgtttctaCATCTGATTATCTAATTGTGGCGACTGACGTGAGAGGAAAAGCGTGTTTGCAGTTAAAATGACTCAACTGTTTTTTACTTCCTCTTCTCTGAAGAGAAAAGTGTGACTGCAGGCCGAGTGTCTGTAGTGAATCATTGCACCCCTCCAGCACTGTCTGCTATTCTTAGAAGGAGCTCCTGTCAAACTTGCACCATCTTTAACGTTTGTCCTGTTTTGTCTTCCAGGTGACTGTGATCAGCTCCTTTGTGTTCCCCTCGTTGCCTCCACGACCGCTTAATGTCTTCTTTGCCGTGTGCATCCTGTTAGCGTGTGGATCCACTATAGTGTTGGTACGTACACTTTctgtttcacatctttttaATGCTTTAAGGGAGTGACTGTTGCAGCTATGCAGTCTATTAATCAACCAAAGTTAATTAATCAGAGGGAAGCTTTTCAAAttcaaaagaaatacaaatacaaggaCTTTCTTCATGTTTCCCCCGTCAGATCTTCTGGTACCGGCAGGGCGATCTGGAGCCTAAATTCAGGAATCTGATCTACTACATGCTGGCGTCCATTGTGCTGCTGTGTCTATGTGCCAACCTCTACTTCCACGATGTCAGGTAAAGACGGGGATgacgaagaggaagaggaggaggaggaggaagggaagacATGTCCTTGACACATGAAAGGACTTCATGGAGAGACAGACTCATCTCACAATAATGAATTTCCCACCTGACCTGCAGCAAACTGGAGATTCATGGACTAAAACCAGTGAAGCTTTTAATAGTTCCACTGGGAGGAAAACTTGTCAGACTTGTTGGTGCTGAAACATAATGCactgggcacacacacacacacacacacacacacacacacacacacaacttcacaGTGTGGAAATCATGATGTACTGTTAGAGGCCGTCTGCCTGGAGACATTGAAACAGGTGTGTTCACATGCTCATTATTTTACTTCCTCACAAGAACAAACACTTACGTTTGAGACGCAAGACATTTGGTTTGATGATGCAACAGTTAAAGGAAAAATCTGCCCTTTTATCCTGTTACTGTTCCTCGTCTCTGTACATTTGAATTTGCTGTCTTTTcgacatgtttttcttttccctcgAGATTGCTGATtaactatatttatatctataaaCAACTGTCGGGGTAAAACAGCTGCTTTCAGTCATGGCTGGATTACTGAAGGGGCCTACCGGGCACAGCTCCGGGGCCTCAGAGAGACACGTGCcaagcaggaagagactcaaaatgaccacatagAGACCAAGACAATAACAAAGAGacctcaaagacacacaaaacgactacaaagacacacaaacgactacaaagacacaaacgaccacaaagagaccaaaacgtccacaaagacacacaaaacgaccacaaagagaccaaaacgactacaaagagaccaaaacGACCACatagactcaaaatgaccacaacaAGTGGCTAAtcaactataaagtctgtgtttcTTGCTCCTATGTCGGAGAAGTGGTGGGGCTTTTTGCCTGTCTGTGCCCAGAGGCCCATAGTGTCATAATCCGCCCATGCTTTCAGTTATTTATACACAGTAAACATCTTCATGCCTCATAATCAAGACACAAGCTGTGTCTCATGTGCGAGCTCCAATCAGACGCCGTCTTTTGGTTTAATGGTGCATTCaggttaaaagaaaatcacctCATCACATGAAT
This window contains:
- the tmem243b gene encoding transmembrane protein 243b translates to MDDFTTRTYGTSGQDNRPLFGETSARDRIINLAVGGFTSLVVLVTVISSFVFPSLPPRPLNVFFAVCILLACGSTIVLIFWYRQGDLEPKFRNLIYYMLASIVLLCLCANLYFHDVR